From the Vulpes lagopus strain Blue_001 chromosome 19, ASM1834538v1, whole genome shotgun sequence genome, the window GCTAAGACAGTATCTAACAGCACGAGTCTCTGATTTCTTTCCGAgtctctgatttctttcctccctctgactTATTCTGCAGTCCATTGTGAGGTGTGTCCCTGGAATTGGCATCTACTTCGGCACTCTCTACTCCTTGAAGCAGTACTTCCTGCGAGGCCATCCCCCCACCGCCCTGGAGTCCGTCATCCTGGGAGTGGGCTCTCGCTCAGTTGCAGGGGTCTGCATGTCACCTATCACTGTGATCAAGACACGTTACGAGGTGAGTCTGACTGCTTCAGGCCTTCAGGGTGGATGAACAGAAGCACTGGGCTTTTGTCAAGGGGCCACCGAGGTCAACTCCAGATTTAGAATCTAAAAGAGAGGCTGCTATGGTCAGAGAATCTAGGCCACATGTGATCCAGACCTCCTGTGCCCTGGTAATGCCATGTACCCTGAAGTCAGGTTGGTTCATTGTTCAAAACCAGGGCCGATGTGAAAGCCACTGGTCTTGTGCTTCCTTTGCAGAGTGGGAGGTATGGCTATGAGAGCATCTATACGGCCCTGAGGAGCATCTATCGCAGTGAGGGGCACCGGGGACTCTTCAGTGGCCTGACAGCAACACTCCTTCGTGACGCACCCTTTTCTGGAATCTACCTGATGTTCTACAACCAGACCAAAAATATCATGACCCATGGTACGGACAAAAGAAGGTCTGGTAGGGAAGAGATATCTCCAAGACCTCGTATCCTCACCACTTTCTCTGTGATATGAGACTCTTTATTCTTAGCATCTCCAGATTCTTCTTAGACTGTTAGGACCTAAGCCATGTCAGCCTTGTGTCAGGGTTGGGTGCTAGGCCACAGTAGTAGTGGTCATGACATACTTGGCCACTGACCTTTCAAGTTTATAGACTGTTATAGCAGAGTACTGGTATTACATCCCGCACTTCttgagtggggtggggtggaataAAACATGTTTTGCAGAAGTCCTGCAATAATACCTCGCAGATTCACCGATCTTTAGAATGCTGGGTCCCACCCAGGGCCTCCTAAATCAGAAACTTTGGGGTAAGATCTGGGAGTCTGTTTTTCTCAAGAAGCACTTGATCTGATTCTTATCAGACACGTTTGATAAAGTTAGGGAGGTTAGCACCTCCCTTGCCGTGTTCCCAGTTGAAGTGATTTTGAGCCCTCTGTTTGGGTGGAAGGGTACCAAACCTCAGGCATTCTGACAGACCCATGCTGTCAGTAAGCTCATGTTGGTCATGACGGGGGTACGATCAGTGGGCAGCGAACGTCTAACTAAACAGAGCCTGGTCCTGATAGAAACATCCTGTGGAATGAACCTGCATTCAGTAAGGTGTCCCTGGGTAATCTGAGCAAGGAAATGCAGTCAAAGTTGTGGAGGTGGGAAAACTGGCATGCCACCATCACGACAGTGGTAATCAAGTAAGTTGGGGTGCTTTAGGAGTTCATTGCTCTGCCAAAGGCACCAGGAGGTATGACACTGCAGGTCACAGCCTTATGTTGCCCTAGAAAGTTAGGGCAATAAGGGAGCTTGGATGTACATTTTTGACTTCCCTATGTgtataattgtttattttaattccgTTTAAGAGTAAGTTGCAGGAGTGATGCCCCTTTACCCTTAAATACCTCCATGTGTGTTTCCTAAGAACACAGAGATTCTCTGAGAACGATTTcctcaaaatcaggaaatttatttttttaaatttttaaaattttaatttttattattttttttaaatcagcaaatTTAACACAGTTACAGTTCTTTAGTCTCTAGCACCTATATCAGGAAGCTCATGACGTTATTTGGACCCATTGTGGGCGAGGTTGACTTTTTGTCACTTGGACAAGATAGTGTCCCcactgaaaactcattttttcttttgtaatttgaaAGTGTCAGTGGGGGGGAACACTTTGAACCTGTATAAATCTGTATAAAACATCCTGTTGCTTTCACTTAAATGTTTGAGCTTCAGTCAGTGATTCTTGCCCAAATCAGTTATGGTGATGGTTGTAAAGGCAAATTTTTAACTCCATCATTCCCATTCACGCTTGGTTATAGCTTTAAATATCCACTCCTTAACCTTGTTTGAATCTAGACTCCTCTGACTTTGGGGAAGAATCTGTGGGCCACTTGGTATTGATATTTATGTGATGAATGTGAGATTCATTTGTAATTGAATGTTGCCTTTGTTCTGTTTCAGACCAGTTGGATGCAAACCTTATCCCTGTGGTAAATTTCAGCTGTGGGATCTTTGCTGGCATTCTGGCCTCCCTGGTAACTCAACCTGCGGATGTTATCAAAACTCATATGCAGCTCTCCCCAATGAAATTTCGGTGGATTGGTCAGGCAATGACACTCATTTTCAAAGTAAGGCTATGGAGTAAATATTGATTCTTGTGGTTAaggtgctccctctccctccctctctttctctctctc encodes:
- the SLC25A38 gene encoding mitochondrial glycine transporter isoform X2, whose translation is MFQKSRPALLQPQDVGDKVETLMLHPVIKAFLCGSISGTCSTLLFQPLDLLKTRLQTLQPSAHGSGRIGMLALLLKVVRTESILGLWKGISPSIVRCVPGIGIYFGTLYSLKQYFLRGHPPTALESVILGVGSRSVAGVCMSPITVIKTRYESGRYGYESIYTALRSIYRSEGHRGLFSGLTATLLRDAPFSGIYLMFYNQTKNIMTHDQLDANLIPVVNFSCGIFAGILASLVTQPADVIKTHMQLSPMKFRWIGQAMTLIFKDYGLRGFFQGGVPRALRRALMAAMAWTVYEEMMAKMGLKS
- the SLC25A38 gene encoding mitochondrial glycine transporter isoform X1; the protein is MFQKSRPALLQPQDVGDKVETLMVTCAEGTQGLGNRRLAEGDWDVAEAQRPCAPRLHPVIKAFLCGSISGTCSTLLFQPLDLLKTRLQTLQPSAHGSGRIGMLALLLKVVRTESILGLWKGISPSIVRCVPGIGIYFGTLYSLKQYFLRGHPPTALESVILGVGSRSVAGVCMSPITVIKTRYESGRYGYESIYTALRSIYRSEGHRGLFSGLTATLLRDAPFSGIYLMFYNQTKNIMTHDQLDANLIPVVNFSCGIFAGILASLVTQPADVIKTHMQLSPMKFRWIGQAMTLIFKDYGLRGFFQGGVPRALRRALMAAMAWTVYEEMMAKMGLKS
- the SLC25A38 gene encoding mitochondrial glycine transporter isoform X3 translates to MFQKSRPALLQPQDVGDKLHPVIKAFLCGSISGTCSTLLFQPLDLLKTRLQTLQPSAHGSGRIGMLALLLKVVRTESILGLWKGISPSIVRCVPGIGIYFGTLYSLKQYFLRGHPPTALESVILGVGSRSVAGVCMSPITVIKTRYESGRYGYESIYTALRSIYRSEGHRGLFSGLTATLLRDAPFSGIYLMFYNQTKNIMTHDQLDANLIPVVNFSCGIFAGILASLVTQPADVIKTHMQLSPMKFRWIGQAMTLIFKDYGLRGFFQGGVPRALRRALMAAMAWTVYEEMMAKMGLKS